One genomic window of Candidatus Kuenenia stuttgartiensis includes the following:
- the acsC gene encoding acetyl-CoA decarbonylase/synthase complex subunit gamma gives MALTGLDIYKLLPKTNCKKCGRPTCLAFAMQLAQKKANLSDCPDVSEEAKNTLGAASAPPIKLVTIGANGKKVQVGEENVLFRHDEKFYHPTGIGITICDDLSNEAFDERLKKINNMKVSRVGTEIEIDLITLINKSNTPEKFADAAKKISEGSHHCIILSSTSVDNMKSALANCAEKRPLLHGANAQNCASMAALAVENKCPMTVTAPTLEELADLAECAKKAGVEEIVLDVSGDNPRDVLQKLTKIRRAALKKNFRAIGYPAITLVSEEDPFMEISLAATYVAKYAGIVVVDHCEPWGIMPLLTVRTNLYTDPQKPIQVEPKLYGIGDVKEDSPVIFTTNFSLTYYTVLGEVEASRVPAYILSVDTGGTSVLTAYSGDKLNDKTVAKAMEAAQVASKVKHKKLIIPGLVAAMSGKLQETLGWEILVGPREASGIPSYLKTEWHN, from the coding sequence ATGGCTTTAACCGGACTGGATATTTATAAGCTGCTTCCAAAAACAAATTGCAAAAAATGTGGGAGGCCTACGTGCCTTGCCTTTGCCATGCAACTGGCGCAAAAGAAGGCAAATCTCTCGGATTGCCCTGACGTAAGTGAAGAGGCTAAAAATACGTTAGGCGCCGCTTCGGCTCCCCCGATAAAACTGGTAACCATTGGAGCAAACGGCAAAAAGGTGCAGGTAGGCGAAGAAAACGTCCTATTCCGGCATGATGAAAAATTTTATCATCCCACCGGCATAGGGATTACTATTTGTGACGATTTGAGCAATGAAGCATTCGACGAACGCCTGAAAAAAATTAACAATATGAAGGTTTCAAGGGTTGGCACTGAGATCGAAATTGATCTGATAACACTCATTAATAAAAGCAATACGCCGGAAAAATTTGCCGATGCGGCAAAAAAAATAAGCGAAGGTTCCCACCATTGTATTATATTAAGCAGCACCTCCGTAGATAATATGAAATCTGCACTCGCAAATTGCGCGGAGAAAAGACCCTTGCTGCATGGAGCAAATGCGCAAAATTGTGCATCGATGGCGGCATTAGCGGTAGAAAATAAATGCCCGATGACGGTGACCGCCCCTACTCTTGAAGAGCTTGCAGACCTTGCCGAATGCGCAAAAAAAGCAGGCGTGGAAGAGATTGTCCTTGATGTGAGCGGTGATAATCCCAGGGATGTATTGCAAAAATTAACAAAAATAAGACGCGCAGCCCTTAAGAAAAACTTTCGTGCCATCGGATACCCCGCCATTACGCTTGTTTCAGAAGAAGACCCGTTCATGGAAATTTCGTTAGCCGCAACATATGTGGCGAAATACGCTGGCATTGTGGTGGTGGATCATTGTGAACCATGGGGCATTATGCCGTTGCTTACCGTCAGAACAAATTTATATACCGACCCGCAAAAGCCAATACAGGTCGAACCAAAGCTGTATGGTATAGGCGATGTGAAAGAAGATTCACCGGTTATCTTCACTACCAATTTCTCTCTTACTTATTATACCGTATTAGGAGAGGTTGAGGCGAGTCGTGTTCCCGCATACATACTGTCCGTTGATACGGGAGGCACTTCGGTGCTGACCGCTTATTCGGGCGACAAGTTAAATGATAAAACGGTAGCAAAGGCCATGGAGGCTGCACAGGTGGCCTCTAAGGTGAAACACAAGAAGTTGATTATTCCCGGGCTTGTTGCTGCAATGTCTGGAAAATTGCAGGAAACCCTTGGGTGGGAAATACTTGTAGGACCTAGAGAAGCCTCAGGAATACCCTCTTACCTGAAGACCGAGTGGCATAATTAG
- a CDS encoding ATP-dependent Clp protease proteolytic subunit yields the protein MIFEMPFLNTRGDSEEEKEEKEEKKRGGGDLIARLLKTRTIIVTDEVNKKMAERVITQLLLLEADNDEDIRVFINSPGGDADAGFAMYDMLRFVKPKIKAICSGVVASAAVIILLGAKKEDRYSLPSSRILIHQPSTGIHGTASDLQIEATEILKCREKMNRMISVETGQPIGKVETDTKRNFWMSAEEACQYGLVNKIISSSDDLKV from the coding sequence ATGATTTTTGAAATGCCATTTTTAAACACCAGGGGTGATAGCGAAGAGGAGAAAGAAGAGAAAGAAGAAAAAAAACGTGGCGGTGGAGATTTAATTGCAAGATTGCTTAAGACACGCACGATTATTGTTACGGATGAAGTAAATAAAAAAATGGCAGAGAGGGTCATAACGCAACTATTACTCCTCGAGGCGGATAATGACGAAGATATCAGGGTATTCATTAATTCTCCGGGCGGAGATGCCGACGCGGGTTTTGCGATGTACGACATGCTGCGTTTTGTTAAACCGAAAATTAAGGCTATTTGCTCGGGGGTAGTTGCCAGTGCGGCGGTCATTATTCTTTTAGGAGCAAAAAAAGAGGATCGGTATAGTTTGCCAAGTTCGCGCATACTTATCCATCAACCTTCCACCGGTATTCATGGAACTGCATCGGATCTTCAAATCGAGGCAACCGAAATACTGAAATGCAGGGAAAAAATGAATCGTATGATTTCCGTAGAAACCGGTCAACCGATAGGGAAAGTAGAGACAGACACAAAGAGGAATTTTTGGATGTCTGCCGAAGAAGCTTGTCAGTATGGTTTGGTCAATAAAATTATATCCTCCAGCGATGACTTAAAAGTATAA
- a CDS encoding dihydropteroate synthase, with amino-acid sequence MISIGERINGMFKDVRESIKNKDPKAIQELAKKQTEAGATYLDVNVGPAATDPVDAMKWLIEVIQDTVKTPIAIDSQKWDIVEAGLSVVKNDVLINSTKSDPEELDKYMGIAKDYNASLICLTMDKHGIPQDVEKRMEFVMQIVEKAVEHNFPMEKILIDPVLFPINVDQKQPALMFDIFSQIQMISDPAPQRNVGLSNFSQGTKEKKLLARTFLTMGIAYGLNAALMDVLDNDLMDAAITAEIIMNKNVYSDSYLTAFRK; translated from the coding sequence ATGATTTCTATCGGCGAACGTATTAATGGTATGTTTAAAGACGTGAGGGAGAGTATTAAAAATAAAGATCCGAAAGCGATACAGGAACTGGCAAAAAAGCAGACGGAAGCAGGTGCCACGTATCTGGATGTGAATGTGGGGCCTGCTGCAACTGACCCGGTAGACGCCATGAAATGGCTGATTGAGGTTATTCAGGATACCGTAAAAACTCCTATTGCCATTGACAGTCAAAAGTGGGACATAGTGGAAGCCGGTTTGTCGGTAGTAAAAAATGATGTATTAATCAATTCAACAAAGAGCGATCCGGAAGAACTGGATAAATACATGGGCATAGCAAAGGACTATAACGCCTCTTTAATATGCCTTACCATGGATAAACACGGCATTCCGCAGGACGTGGAGAAGCGTATGGAATTTGTAATGCAGATTGTAGAGAAGGCCGTTGAACATAATTTTCCCATGGAAAAAATCCTGATTGACCCGGTATTGTTTCCCATCAATGTAGACCAGAAACAACCAGCACTCATGTTTGATATTTTCAGCCAAATACAAATGATCTCAGACCCGGCGCCTCAGAGGAACGTGGGATTGAGCAATTTTTCTCAGGGTACAAAAGAAAAAAAACTTCTTGCCCGCACCTTCCTGACTATGGGAATCGCATATGGGTTAAATGCCGCACTGATGGACGTCCTTGATAATGACCTGATGGATGCTGCAATTACAGCAGAGATTATTATGAACAAAAATGTTTACAGCGATTCCTACCTTACCGCATTCAGGAAATAG
- a CDS encoding carbon monoxide dehydrogenase accessory protein CooC, with protein sequence MAYNIAVAGKGGTGKSTISALIIRYITEELKKTVSAIDADPNSSLGPLLGLHIDSTVADIREDIIEKKAEFPAGMSKDRYIEYCIEESIVERDKFDLLTMGRPEGPKCYCYVNNLLRKYLDKVGTTYPFVVLDNEAGMEHLSRRTTNNIDFLMIVGEPTIVGALTMQRIIKLAESLPITIKEKFCVLNRVPEEGIHENMQQKLDSLGIKVSAIFPFDQEIYNSAACGVSVFEISRESKFYRKLGDFLRQHLPATVL encoded by the coding sequence ATGGCATATAACATTGCAGTTGCAGGAAAAGGTGGTACGGGGAAGTCTACTATCTCCGCGCTTATCATACGATACATCACCGAAGAATTAAAAAAGACCGTTTCAGCAATTGACGCGGACCCTAACTCTTCCCTGGGACCATTGCTTGGTCTGCACATCGACAGCACTGTTGCGGACATACGGGAAGATATTATTGAAAAAAAAGCGGAGTTTCCTGCGGGCATGTCGAAGGACAGATACATAGAATATTGTATCGAGGAATCGATTGTCGAAAGAGACAAATTTGACCTTTTGACCATGGGCAGGCCCGAGGGGCCAAAATGCTATTGTTATGTTAACAATCTCCTGCGAAAATATCTTGATAAAGTAGGAACTACCTATCCTTTTGTTGTGCTGGACAACGAGGCGGGGATGGAACATCTTTCACGCAGGACAACAAATAATATTGATTTTCTGATGATCGTCGGCGAACCTACTATTGTAGGTGCCTTGACCATGCAGCGTATCATTAAACTGGCAGAATCCCTACCAATAACGATTAAGGAAAAATTTTGCGTGTTAAACCGCGTGCCTGAAGAGGGTATTCATGAAAATATGCAGCAGAAACTGGATAGCCTGGGGATTAAAGTTTCTGCCATATTCCCATTCGATCAGGAAATATACAATTCTGCGGCTTGTGGAGTCTCCGTCTTTGAAATCTCACGGGAGAGTAAATTTTATCGGAAATTGGGAGATTTTTTACGGCAACATTTGCCCGCAACCGTGCTTTAA
- a CDS encoding acetyl-CoA decarbonylase/synthase complex subunit delta — translation MEIPNVAEKWTSSVNEITIGATKEEGGTREKTVTIGGSKCIPFMDFDGSKGHKPVIAMDVYDISPDDWPETLKKPFADVLDNPAQWAKKCVEYGADLICLKLEGIHPDKGNKSAAETVDVAKSILAAVGVPLIIWGCEHDEKDNEILPKVSQALKGENCLIGVVTQDNYKTLTVTCLADGHSIITLSPVDINIAKQVNILVSEMDFPLKRIVMFQTTGALGYGMEYTYSIQERERIAALTGDKLMAMPVICDVGHEAWRAKEAKSDDKDAPQWGPREERGPMWETITATSLLQSGVDIIRMNHPKAVAAVKKCIDRLY, via the coding sequence ATGGAAATACCAAATGTAGCTGAAAAATGGACAAGTAGCGTAAACGAAATTACCATCGGAGCAACAAAAGAAGAGGGGGGAACAAGAGAAAAAACGGTTACTATCGGCGGCTCAAAATGCATTCCTTTTATGGATTTTGACGGCAGCAAGGGACACAAACCGGTAATTGCAATGGATGTTTACGATATATCGCCCGACGACTGGCCTGAAACGTTAAAAAAACCTTTTGCGGACGTCCTGGACAACCCCGCACAATGGGCAAAAAAGTGCGTAGAGTATGGAGCGGACTTAATCTGTTTGAAACTGGAAGGCATCCATCCGGATAAAGGAAACAAATCTGCGGCAGAAACCGTGGACGTCGCAAAGTCTATCCTTGCCGCCGTCGGAGTTCCCTTAATCATCTGGGGTTGCGAACATGATGAAAAAGATAATGAGATTTTGCCAAAGGTGAGCCAGGCATTAAAAGGAGAAAATTGCCTGATAGGGGTAGTAACTCAGGATAATTACAAAACGCTTACCGTTACCTGTCTTGCGGACGGGCATAGCATTATAACACTCTCGCCGGTAGATATTAATATTGCGAAACAGGTAAACATCCTTGTCTCTGAAATGGATTTTCCACTCAAGCGCATCGTCATGTTCCAGACAACGGGCGCATTGGGATACGGTATGGAATACACGTATTCTATACAAGAGCGTGAAAGAATCGCCGCCTTAACCGGAGATAAATTAATGGCAATGCCGGTAATTTGTGACGTTGGCCATGAAGCATGGCGGGCAAAAGAAGCAAAATCCGACGATAAAGATGCTCCTCAATGGGGGCCACGTGAGGAAAGAGGCCCCATGTGGGAAACGATTACCGCAACAAGCCTTTTGCAGTCCGGGGTTGATATTATCCGCATGAATCACCCGAAGGCCGTAGCCGCAGTGAAAAAATGTATTGACCGTTTATACTAA
- a CDS encoding acyl-CoA thioesterase produces the protein MDDFRRKIHEIKTRVRYQETDQMGIVYYANFLVFFEMGRTEYLRQCGLPYSEMEKEHIYFPVAEVHCNFRSPAYYDDVLIVRTWVSELKHATVQFSYKVFREEGDTLVAEGYTKLACLNAKRKPAAIPEKLRKLLQP, from the coding sequence ATGGACGATTTTCGAAGGAAAATACACGAAATAAAAACGCGCGTGCGATACCAGGAAACAGACCAGATGGGGATTGTTTATTACGCGAATTTCCTTGTTTTCTTTGAAATGGGGCGTACTGAATATTTGCGGCAATGCGGACTGCCTTATTCCGAAATGGAAAAGGAACACATCTATTTTCCAGTGGCCGAAGTGCATTGTAATTTCCGTTCCCCTGCTTACTATGACGACGTACTTATTGTACGAACATGGGTTTCCGAATTGAAACATGCAACGGTTCAATTTAGTTATAAAGTATTCAGGGAAGAGGGTGATACATTGGTTGCCGAAGGATACACAAAGCTCGCATGCCTTAATGCAAAACGTAAACCTGCGGCAATACCGGAAAAATTACGAAAATTGCTGCAGCCATAA
- a CDS encoding ASKHA domain-containing protein → MEDSHYTIHFLPNDITVEIEPGKTVLDASYKGDLFINALCGGDGTCGKCKVILQSGKTQRRPSSHISVEEAEKGYVLACKTLIDDNLEVFIPEESRLDKSRILVGDNMLFSGSQAAINPGVEQFKHAPLINKIYLELPRPTMDDNMADYERLCQGISSETTISAEKLSIHLAVLKQLPALLRSSDWKITVTLANRCPLFEIIEVQPGDVSANNYGIAVDIGTTTVVAHLINLSTTETIDAEATYNSQIKYGDDYIQRIMYAAQNNAMEMMHEMLTEDVNHLISTLVKRNTLNIHNVNAVVCAGNTVMTHFLMGLDPTNIRKEPYLPVVNIIAPIRASEIDVRINSHGLLYTLPCVGAYVGGDISAGVLSIRLDKAEALSLLIDIGTNGEIVLGNKDWLVCCSASAGPSFEGSGISCGMRAAKGAIEKITITPDFDVMYKTIGDAPPSGICGSGLLECLANLVRSGVIDRTGNFQKGIKTERLRSTDNGQEFLLVDRKETAKKKDIIITQADIQNLIRSKAAIYSAISTLLESMGMDVESIEQVYLAGGFGSYLDAKSAVTIGMLPDIEIAKVHFVGNTSIIGAKMTLFSAEAHEVAKEIGTKMTYIDLMSNNKYMEEYVSANFLPHTNIEKFPSVAEELMVSKK, encoded by the coding sequence ATGGAAGATTCACACTATACAATACATTTTCTCCCTAATGATATAACTGTTGAAATAGAACCGGGAAAGACGGTGCTTGATGCCTCATACAAAGGCGATCTCTTTATTAATGCCTTGTGCGGAGGGGATGGCACCTGCGGCAAATGTAAGGTAATTCTTCAGTCCGGGAAAACACAAAGGCGGCCTTCCTCCCATATTTCTGTAGAAGAAGCAGAAAAAGGATATGTGCTTGCATGCAAAACATTAATAGATGATAACCTTGAAGTATTTATTCCCGAAGAGTCACGGCTGGACAAGAGCCGGATACTGGTAGGGGATAATATGCTGTTTTCCGGTTCTCAGGCGGCCATTAATCCGGGAGTAGAACAGTTTAAACATGCCCCGTTGATAAATAAGATATATCTTGAATTGCCGCGTCCAACCATGGACGACAACATGGCGGATTATGAAAGGCTCTGCCAGGGCATTTCCTCGGAAACAACTATTTCTGCGGAAAAATTATCCATACACCTCGCTGTTTTAAAGCAATTGCCGGCGCTGCTAAGAAGCAGCGACTGGAAGATAACAGTAACCCTGGCAAACAGATGCCCATTATTTGAAATAATCGAGGTGCAGCCGGGTGACGTAAGCGCAAACAATTATGGGATAGCTGTTGACATTGGAACAACAACAGTAGTAGCACATCTGATTAATTTGTCCACAACGGAAACCATTGACGCCGAAGCCACCTATAATTCACAGATCAAGTACGGTGACGATTACATCCAGAGAATTATGTATGCTGCCCAAAATAATGCGATGGAAATGATGCACGAAATGCTGACAGAGGATGTTAACCACCTCATATCCACGCTGGTGAAAAGGAATACCCTGAATATCCACAATGTCAATGCCGTCGTTTGCGCAGGCAATACGGTAATGACTCATTTTCTCATGGGCCTTGACCCGACTAATATAAGAAAGGAACCGTATCTTCCTGTTGTCAATATTATTGCGCCAATAAGGGCAAGTGAAATCGACGTCAGGATTAACAGTCATGGCCTGCTTTACACGCTGCCCTGCGTTGGGGCTTATGTCGGCGGAGACATATCTGCCGGCGTTTTATCCATAAGATTGGATAAGGCGGAGGCATTATCACTGCTGATAGATATCGGCACTAATGGTGAAATTGTGCTGGGAAACAAGGACTGGCTTGTATGCTGTTCCGCGTCCGCCGGCCCGTCTTTTGAAGGCAGCGGAATTTCCTGTGGTATGCGTGCAGCAAAAGGCGCCATTGAAAAAATAACCATTACACCGGACTTTGACGTAATGTACAAAACAATCGGTGACGCCCCTCCCTCCGGAATTTGCGGCTCCGGGTTATTGGAATGCCTGGCAAATCTGGTAAGAAGCGGCGTCATTGACCGGACGGGGAATTTTCAAAAAGGGATAAAAACGGAAAGATTACGGTCTACGGATAACGGACAGGAATTTCTCCTTGTAGACAGGAAAGAAACGGCAAAAAAGAAAGACATCATTATTACGCAGGCGGATATACAGAACCTTATCCGGTCCAAAGCGGCTATTTATTCCGCGATTTCCACCTTACTGGAATCTATGGGAATGGACGTGGAAAGTATCGAACAGGTGTACCTCGCCGGCGGGTTCGGAAGCTATCTGGATGCGAAAAGTGCCGTTACCATTGGCATGCTCCCTGATATTGAGATCGCAAAAGTACATTTTGTCGGTAACACTTCAATAATCGGTGCGAAAATGACCTTATTCTCCGCGGAGGCCCACGAAGTTGCAAAAGAAATCGGTACGAAAATGACCTATATTGATCTGATGAGCAACAATAAATACATGGAAGAATATGTATCGGCAAACTTTCTTCCTCACACGAATATTGAAAAATTCCCCTCCGTGGCAGAAGAATTAATGGTGAGTAAAAAATAA
- the acsB gene encoding acetyl-CoA decarbonylase/synthase complex subunit alpha/beta: MSKIICSAAIRGAYQIVDKADKKLTEAIEQKGRDCKVEFPNTAYYLPIIYAMTGIPVKTLEDCVHIIGMARSMLPPLPAEKHWVPYLGHTLDAGMATLFAEEVYEVCKYLIGPPPVDGIWLGAADDIIMRERGIEFVDGTAPGFAAIVGCAPDADTAVKIARELQEKNLYVFMQSDNLGISFAEQLEEKGVQMGWDTRLVPFGKETSAAVYSLGFANRAALSFGNVPPGEARRNLLYNKNRIFAFVLALGTAVTDEQYANAAGAINYGFPTITNIDIPEILPTGVCTYEHVVSRVPVDKIVDRCIEVRGLKISIHKVDIPVAYGPAFEGERIRKDDMQIEIGGPGVPAFEFVCTKEADEVEDGKIQVIGPDLDDMPQGPGVSIGIVAEVTGRKMQPDFEPIFERQMHRFLGEAQGIFHMGQRDIIRHRISKDAFKAGLRLKHIGKIIHAKFHGEFGAIIDKVQVTLYTKKEDVEGKLKEVRAAFAERDARLGDMTDDSVNLFYSCTLCQSFAPSHVCIVTPERSGLCGSVSWLDGKAGYEINPTGPNQPIEKRKVIDDRLGQWDGTNEFLYSSSNRALEKVSLYSIMTDPMTSCGCFECISAMLPMANGIMVVDRDFTEMTPSGMKFSTMAGTVGGGLQTPGFMGHSKFYLGSKKFISADGGLARVVWMPKALKEELSEQLEKASKEMDLENFLDKIADETVAQTEEEVVEYMQKINHPALSMDPMF, encoded by the coding sequence ATGTCAAAGATAATTTGTTCTGCCGCAATACGCGGAGCATATCAGATCGTGGATAAGGCGGATAAAAAACTTACCGAAGCAATTGAACAAAAAGGGAGAGATTGTAAAGTCGAATTTCCTAATACCGCGTATTATCTGCCTATCATATATGCCATGACGGGTATTCCCGTTAAAACACTGGAAGATTGTGTTCACATAATAGGTATGGCAAGGAGCATGCTGCCTCCGCTGCCTGCGGAAAAACACTGGGTTCCTTATTTGGGACATACGCTGGATGCCGGCATGGCGACTCTCTTTGCTGAAGAAGTCTACGAGGTTTGCAAATACCTGATAGGGCCTCCGCCTGTTGATGGAATTTGGCTGGGCGCCGCGGACGATATTATTATGCGTGAAAGAGGAATTGAGTTTGTGGACGGCACTGCGCCTGGATTTGCCGCAATTGTAGGCTGCGCTCCCGACGCCGATACCGCAGTGAAAATCGCAAGGGAACTTCAGGAAAAGAATCTGTATGTATTCATGCAATCGGACAATTTAGGAATTTCGTTTGCCGAACAACTGGAAGAAAAAGGGGTACAAATGGGATGGGACACACGTCTGGTGCCTTTTGGAAAAGAAACATCCGCTGCCGTGTATTCGCTGGGATTTGCAAACAGGGCAGCCCTTTCATTCGGAAACGTACCTCCGGGTGAGGCGCGCAGGAATCTCCTTTATAATAAAAACCGCATTTTTGCCTTTGTTCTGGCGCTGGGAACTGCAGTGACCGATGAACAATATGCAAATGCCGCCGGGGCTATCAACTATGGCTTCCCGACCATCACCAATATTGACATACCTGAAATTTTGCCTACGGGAGTCTGCACCTATGAACACGTAGTATCAAGGGTGCCTGTTGATAAAATTGTGGATAGATGCATCGAGGTGCGAGGGCTTAAGATTTCCATCCACAAGGTCGATATTCCGGTAGCATACGGGCCGGCCTTCGAGGGGGAGCGCATCAGAAAAGATGACATGCAGATAGAAATTGGTGGACCTGGTGTGCCCGCCTTTGAATTTGTTTGCACAAAGGAAGCAGATGAAGTGGAAGACGGCAAAATACAGGTAATAGGGCCGGATCTCGACGATATGCCACAAGGGCCAGGCGTATCTATCGGTATTGTTGCAGAGGTTACAGGCAGAAAGATGCAACCTGATTTTGAACCCATTTTTGAACGTCAGATGCATCGTTTTCTTGGTGAGGCGCAGGGTATTTTCCATATGGGACAGAGGGATATTATTCGGCACCGTATAAGCAAAGACGCATTTAAGGCCGGTTTGCGGCTGAAACATATCGGGAAAATCATTCATGCTAAATTTCACGGAGAATTTGGTGCCATTATTGATAAGGTACAGGTAACCCTGTATACAAAAAAAGAAGACGTGGAAGGGAAATTAAAAGAGGTACGCGCCGCATTTGCAGAGCGTGATGCGCGGTTAGGGGATATGACGGATGATTCTGTAAATCTCTTTTACAGTTGTACGCTTTGCCAGAGTTTTGCGCCATCACATGTCTGTATTGTTACCCCTGAACGGTCTGGTTTGTGCGGTTCCGTGAGCTGGCTTGACGGGAAAGCGGGTTATGAAATAAACCCAACAGGTCCCAACCAGCCCATAGAAAAAAGAAAGGTGATTGACGACAGACTGGGTCAGTGGGACGGCACAAACGAATTTTTATATAGCAGTTCTAATCGGGCGCTGGAAAAGGTCAGTTTATACAGCATTATGACTGATCCTATGACAAGCTGCGGATGCTTCGAATGTATTTCTGCAATGCTGCCCATGGCAAATGGGATTATGGTGGTAGACCGTGATTTTACGGAAATGACCCCAAGCGGCATGAAGTTTTCCACAATGGCAGGCACTGTAGGCGGTGGTCTCCAAACTCCGGGGTTTATGGGGCACAGCAAATTTTATTTGGGAAGCAAAAAGTTTATTTCCGCCGACGGGGGTTTGGCAAGGGTAGTGTGGATGCCGAAGGCATTAAAAGAAGAACTTTCGGAACAGCTTGAAAAGGCGTCAAAAGAAATGGATTTGGAGAATTTTCTGGATAAAATAGCCGATGAGACTGTAGCCCAGACGGAAGAAGAAGTAGTGGAATATATGCAAAAAATAAACCACCCTGCCTTATCCATGGATCCAATGTTCTGA